One genomic segment of Candidatus Woesearchaeota archaeon includes these proteins:
- a CDS encoding AAA family ATPase has product MKDNLINILILFHKLMSDKSQIEKNKETNNKETKSKENYNSKETTSENTTSNSKKSPESQNPHNKENSSKREQSTNYAKNSNTNTYASRPRVRTQKGFLSKKEIIKELDKYVVNQYEAKNVLAAAGFIHQSRINKGVGDKSNVLIFGPSGSGKTYLVSNLSKILKLPMLSIDATALTASGYVGEKIDQNFKNFVQNYTINEIEKGIVFIDEIDKLAPVTRDSSVGTTEVQYDLLKVLEGKNILTQKGKINTENILFICAGAFLGNEKENIPSLKDMVLERYSSHKKNDVGFVTHNTHKNYELDEINVYSQVTPKDLRQYGLINELVGRIPFRTFVKELEAIELKKILIEPENNLVIKTKKFFDAYNLEIDFKDSALDFIAWKAFYDGSGARALSTYIQNIQKNLMDEIDIKQRIVLDHKNIEDYIK; this is encoded by the coding sequence ATGAAAGATAATTTAATTAATATTTTAATTTTGTTCCACAAACTAATGTCGGACAAGTCTCAAATAGAAAAAAATAAAGAAACAAATAATAAAGAAACAAAATCTAAAGAAAACTACAACTCTAAAGAAACCACCTCTGAAAATACAACTAGCAACTCCAAAAAAAGTCCAGAATCTCAAAATCCACACAATAAAGAAAATTCCTCAAAAAGAGAACAATCAACGAATTATGCAAAAAACTCAAATACGAACACATATGCTTCAAGACCACGAGTAAGAACACAAAAAGGTTTTCTTTCAAAAAAAGAAATTATTAAAGAACTAGATAAATATGTTGTGAATCAATACGAAGCAAAAAATGTTCTTGCAGCTGCAGGATTTATACATCAATCAAGAATAAATAAAGGTGTTGGTGATAAATCTAATGTCCTAATATTCGGACCAAGTGGTTCAGGAAAAACATATTTAGTAAGCAACCTTTCCAAAATTCTTAAGTTGCCCATGTTATCAATTGATGCAACAGCACTAACCGCGTCAGGGTATGTAGGTGAAAAAATAGATCAAAATTTTAAAAATTTCGTTCAAAACTACACTATAAATGAAATAGAAAAAGGAATTGTTTTCATTGATGAAATTGACAAATTAGCTCCTGTGACAAGAGACTCTTCTGTAGGAACCACTGAAGTTCAATATGATTTACTTAAAGTTCTTGAAGGAAAAAATATTCTAACCCAAAAAGGAAAAATTAACACAGAAAACATACTTTTTATATGCGCAGGAGCATTTTTAGGCAATGAAAAAGAAAACATACCAAGTCTTAAAGACATGGTTTTAGAACGATATTCTTCTCATAAAAAAAACGATGTAGGCTTTGTAACTCATAATACTCATAAAAACTACGAATTAGATGAAATAAATGTTTATTCTCAAGTAACTCCTAAAGATCTAAGACAGTATGGGCTCATAAATGAACTTGTTGGCAGAATCCCTTTCAGAACATTTGTAAAAGAGCTTGAAGCTATAGAGCTAAAAAAAATATTAATAGAACCAGAGAATAATTTAGTTATTAAAACAAAAAAATTTTTTGATGCTTACAATCTTGAAATAGATTTTAAAGATTCAGCTCTTGATTTTATCGCGTGGAAAGCTTTTTATGATGGTTCAGGAGCCAGAGCTCTTTCAACTTATATTCAAAACATTCAAAAAAATTTAATGGATGAAATAGATATAAAACAAAGAATTGTTTTAGATCATAAGAATATTGAAGATTACATCAAATAG
- a CDS encoding S8 family serine peptidase, which translates to MMKFLGMILLIFLVFNVSAMAVPSNVVYDSVEEKILNEGNARVIVKVLEHKPEKKKSSKFGVSLASNEASNVQNLPIINGFSGVLTIDGLKKLEDSGLKYEIFEDTMIQLTPIKSEYEVALTTSRDSVGASIVESNYNITGRGVKVAVIDTGIDYTHESLGACNPRQINYTGTPIFLNETDSELVNSTIAYDGLVVESGHPYTDNTSHEWNITMPGFENISVHFSLLELEGGYDYIYVYDGGGSLVANYTGNMTGVWSPHVSGNTTRIVLDSDSGVSKQGFIIDRVLNGTSSTIYNWSSCSKIKGGYDFFEGNEDPMDDHYHGTHVAGIVGGNGTITGIAKDAELYALKACDYGGACFTSAILSSLQWALDNNMDIASLSISSGINADLLNSNTGLSAVSQAVNTAASNGLIVVVAAGNTGPGVNTIGSPADAVSAISVGASSDYQNTDLSDDYVASFSARGPSAFGRLDPDLVAPGYLIYSTSIGNTYVTISGTSMATPHVSGAAALLLEEFGSLTPSQIRAMLMASSHNISGSVLEKGAGQLNVLNALNLNMYALANYTDPTSNVVSSDRWEFVVDRYGSNSVNLTIFNRNNYEINFTFAIDSFNDLVSGFDFNESDFSIPSLVIVPANSNITFQINYSVSDYFNAVPGTYAGILRMYGLGNNGSSSVSKNISFPIVTTMPISYDYTGNFTSSYSEYERPSDNISVDGDNIYFALTSNVDSLFNVSVSYSSYEPVFNISIFNSTGRFLSNDDSFNKTSINLSSSVTISDNVHWIQAYNYNTSTPFVFTLSVSDNISNSAPNIFNVTTLAGSDNLTFVRPNNVTLVLNFNDSDDDFVTVSINDSYYSNISGNGRNMSVFYRGTDESCFGNHSVLFTLVDEEANSVNYTANITVLSPVDYSPIFLSSSPWHGNVSVSEFQNQSFSVSVCDVNSYSLNYYWFLNGSNILNGSEYNFSGNSSYADYNLTLIVSNNFSNSSVGWNLSVVPNVAPIIHNVFNFSNGTDFVFNRSEIAYIRLNFSDANNDSVSSTINESDYSLVSSDNVSALFSLNTSATCLMNHSVVVNVSDEFGNYSLAEKNISILTDIDYPPIIYSYDGINNFVVNNGSSYVLNITVCDGNNRNMTIYWFVNESIISSSENDTSFNIVDSVLPMRNNNVTVIVSNGVSNVSHEWNIIRNNPVSYYTAEDIPNLSWDQGSSESDAFEIDDYFRDADGDSISYYLINGSSISMSISNNLVSFTSSSSYSGSREVYIRATDGYSNATSNIFTLTVNSVSSPGSTTSSSTNSPGSNLGSDDTSGVVEYSKLFTTASGTIELSEDYSSVAINNVKVSLNGERSNVRIGVKKLDGSEEPSYVSDFGFVKYQVLEIEHENLDDSDISDVKIGFKVPKTYVLTQSISRNDIVLYRYSDGKWKPLSTSYTGVSGDNYLFEADSPGLSTFIVGHEEKSVVSQSNNEISGDNQDSSKNSNSGFVSGSDNNSVNGTGLGSKGVLSGVVVVSYVVFGIFIVLGIFIVVKHHLQLVHDEKNSKLKSKDKKFKVQPRVKRDDFKHTKISIPGYSDTEKKSKKNNVNYVSSESSYVFDMRKKIADKLKEKSEFFKTRLKEGSKKTKDLIKSKKKDKYEHGRIKLD; encoded by the coding sequence ATGATGAAATTTCTTGGTATGATATTGTTGATTTTTTTAGTGTTTAATGTTTCTGCCATGGCAGTTCCTTCAAATGTCGTTTACGATTCTGTTGAAGAAAAGATTCTTAATGAGGGAAACGCTAGAGTCATAGTTAAAGTTTTAGAGCACAAACCTGAAAAAAAGAAGAGTTCCAAGTTTGGTGTTTCTTTAGCTTCTAATGAAGCATCTAATGTTCAAAATTTGCCTATAATTAATGGTTTTTCAGGTGTTTTAACTATAGACGGTTTAAAGAAGCTTGAAGACTCCGGTTTAAAATATGAAATTTTTGAAGATACAATGATTCAGTTAACGCCTATTAAGTCAGAATATGAGGTTGCTTTGACAACTAGCAGAGATAGTGTTGGTGCTTCAATTGTAGAATCTAATTATAATATTACAGGCAGAGGCGTAAAGGTTGCAGTCATTGATACTGGAATTGATTATACTCATGAAAGTTTAGGAGCTTGCAACCCTAGACAGATTAATTACACTGGTACCCCTATCTTTTTGAATGAAACTGATTCTGAACTTGTTAACTCTACTATTGCGTATGATGGGTTAGTTGTTGAGTCTGGTCATCCATATACGGATAATACTTCACATGAGTGGAATATTACGATGCCTGGTTTTGAAAATATTAGTGTTCATTTTAGTTTGTTGGAATTAGAAGGAGGGTATGATTATATTTATGTATATGATGGTGGCGGAAGTTTAGTTGCTAATTATACTGGTAATATGACTGGTGTTTGGAGCCCTCATGTTTCAGGGAATACTACTAGAATAGTATTAGATTCAGATAGCGGGGTTTCAAAGCAAGGTTTTATTATTGATCGAGTTCTTAATGGTACGTCTAGCACTATTTATAATTGGTCTTCTTGTTCTAAAATTAAGGGCGGATATGATTTTTTTGAGGGAAATGAAGATCCTATGGATGATCATTATCATGGAACTCATGTTGCAGGTATAGTTGGAGGTAATGGAACCATTACAGGTATTGCTAAGGATGCTGAACTTTACGCTTTGAAAGCTTGCGATTATGGGGGTGCATGTTTTACTTCTGCAATTCTTAGTTCTTTGCAGTGGGCTCTTGATAATAATATGGATATTGCTAGTCTTTCAATCTCTTCAGGTATTAATGCGGATCTTTTAAATAGCAATACAGGTTTATCTGCGGTTAGTCAAGCAGTAAATACTGCGGCGAGCAATGGTTTAATTGTTGTGGTTGCTGCAGGTAATACTGGTCCTGGTGTAAATACTATTGGAAGTCCTGCAGATGCTGTTTCTGCAATTAGTGTTGGCGCTTCAAGTGATTATCAAAATACTGATTTAAGTGATGATTACGTTGCTAGTTTTAGTGCTCGTGGACCTAGTGCGTTTGGAAGATTAGATCCTGACTTAGTTGCGCCTGGTTATTTGATTTATAGCACTAGCATCGGAAATACTTATGTTACTATTTCAGGTACGAGTATGGCAACTCCTCATGTTTCTGGCGCTGCTGCGCTTTTGTTGGAAGAGTTTGGTTCCTTAACTCCGAGTCAAATTAGAGCAATGCTTATGGCTTCTTCACATAATATTTCTGGAAGTGTTTTAGAGAAGGGTGCAGGTCAGCTTAATGTTCTTAATGCTTTGAATCTTAACATGTATGCATTAGCTAATTATACGGATCCTACAAGTAACGTAGTTTCTTCTGATAGATGGGAATTTGTTGTTGATAGATATGGTTCTAATTCTGTTAATCTAACTATTTTTAATCGTAATAATTATGAAATTAATTTTACTTTTGCTATTGATTCTTTTAACGATTTAGTTTCGGGTTTTGATTTTAATGAATCTGATTTTTCAATTCCTAGTTTAGTAATTGTTCCTGCTAATAGCAACATTACTTTTCAGATTAATTACAGCGTTAGTGATTATTTTAATGCCGTGCCTGGTACTTATGCAGGTATTTTGAGAATGTATGGGCTTGGCAATAATGGGAGTTCTTCTGTTTCTAAGAATATTTCTTTCCCTATTGTCACAACAATGCCCATTAGTTATGATTATACTGGTAATTTTACTTCTTCTTATTCTGAATATGAGAGGCCTTCTGATAATATTAGTGTTGATGGAGACAACATTTATTTTGCGCTTACATCTAATGTTGATAGTTTATTTAATGTTTCTGTTAGTTATTCTAGTTATGAACCTGTTTTCAATATATCTATTTTTAATAGTACAGGGAGATTTTTAAGCAATGATGATTCTTTTAATAAGACCAGTATTAATTTAAGTTCTTCTGTTACAATTTCTGATAACGTGCACTGGATTCAAGCTTATAATTATAATACGAGTACGCCTTTTGTTTTTACTTTATCTGTTTCTGACAACATTAGTAATTCCGCGCCTAATATTTTTAATGTTACAACTCTTGCAGGTTCAGATAATTTAACTTTTGTCAGGCCTAATAATGTTACGTTGGTTTTGAATTTTAATGATAGTGATGACGATTTTGTTACGGTAAGCATTAATGATTCTTATTATTCTAATATTTCTGGTAATGGACGAAATATGTCTGTTTTTTATAGGGGTACTGATGAGTCTTGTTTTGGCAATCATTCTGTTTTATTTACTTTAGTTGATGAAGAAGCTAATTCCGTTAATTATACTGCTAACATAACTGTTTTAAGTCCTGTTGATTATTCGCCTATTTTTTTAAGTAGTTCTCCATGGCATGGTAATGTTAGTGTTTCTGAGTTTCAAAATCAGAGTTTTAGTGTTAGCGTTTGTGATGTTAATAGTTATTCTTTGAATTATTATTGGTTTTTGAACGGTAGTAATATTCTTAATGGTTCTGAGTACAATTTTTCAGGTAATTCTTCTTATGCCGATTATAATTTGACGTTGATAGTTTCCAATAATTTCAGCAATTCTTCTGTTGGATGGAATTTGAGTGTTGTTCCTAATGTTGCTCCAATTATTCATAATGTTTTTAATTTTAGTAATGGTACAGATTTTGTTTTTAATAGGTCAGAGATTGCTTATATAAGATTGAATTTTTCTGATGCTAATAATGATTCTGTTTCTTCAACTATTAATGAATCGGATTATTCTTTAGTTAGTTCTGATAATGTTAGTGCTTTGTTTTCTTTGAATACTAGTGCTACTTGTTTGATGAATCATTCTGTTGTTGTTAATGTTTCTGATGAGTTTGGCAATTATAGTTTAGCTGAAAAAAATATTAGCATTTTAACAGATATTGATTATCCTCCAATCATATATTCTTATGACGGCATCAACAATTTTGTTGTTAATAATGGTTCTTCTTATGTTCTTAATATAACTGTTTGTGATGGCAATAATAGAAATATGACTATTTATTGGTTTGTTAATGAAAGTATTATTTCTAGTTCTGAAAATGATACTTCTTTTAATATTGTTGATTCTGTTCTTCCTATGAGAAATAATAATGTTACAGTTATTGTGAGTAATGGGGTTAGTAATGTTAGTCATGAGTGGAACATTATAAGAAATAATCCTGTTTCGTATTATACTGCTGAGGATATTCCTAATTTATCTTGGGATCAAGGCAGTAGTGAGAGTGATGCTTTTGAGATTGATGATTATTTTAGGGATGCGGATGGTGATAGCATTTCTTATTATTTGATAAATGGTTCTAGTATTTCTATGTCTATTAGTAATAATTTGGTTTCTTTTACTTCTTCATCTAGTTATTCTGGTTCAAGAGAGGTTTATATTAGAGCTACTGATGGCTATAGTAATGCCACAAGCAACATTTTTACTTTGACTGTTAATTCTGTTTCTTCTCCAGGCTCTACTACTAGTTCGAGCACAAACAGTCCTGGTAGTAATTTGGGTTCTGATGATACTAGCGGTGTTGTTGAATATTCTAAGCTTTTTACGACTGCTTCTGGAACAATTGAGTTGTCTGAGGATTATTCGAGTGTTGCTATTAATAATGTTAAGGTTTCTTTGAATGGAGAAAGATCTAATGTTAGAATTGGTGTGAAAAAGCTTGATGGTTCAGAGGAACCTTCTTATGTTTCTGATTTTGGTTTTGTTAAGTATCAGGTTTTAGAGATTGAGCATGAGAATTTGGATGATTCAGATATTTCTGATGTCAAAATAGGGTTTAAAGTTCCTAAAACTTATGTTTTAACTCAGAGCATTAGTAGGAACGATATTGTTCTTTATAGATATTCTGATGGAAAGTGGAAGCCTTTGAGTACTTCTTATACTGGTGTTTCTGGAGATAATTATTTGTTTGAAGCAGATAGTCCTGGTCTTAGTACTTTTATTGTTGGACATGAAGAAAAATCTGTTGTTTCTCAGTCTAATAATGAAATAAGTGGAGATAATCAGGATTCATCTAAAAATTCAAATTCAGGTTTTGTTAGTGGTTCTGATAATAATAGTGTTAATGGAACAGGGTTAGGTTCTAAAGGTGTACTTTCTGGCGTTGTTGTTGTGAGCTATGTTGTATTCGGGATTTTTATTGTTTTAGGCATTTTTATTGTTGTTAAGCATCATTTGCAATTGGTTCATGATGAGAAGAATTCTAAATTAAAAAGTAAAGATAAGAAATTCAAAGTCCAACCTAGAGTCAAAAGAGATGATTTTAAGCATACTAAGATTAGTATTCCTGGTTATTCTGATACGGAAAAGAAAAGTAAGAAAAATAATGTTAATTATGTTTCGTCTGAATCAAGTTATGTTTTTGATATGAGGAAAAAGATTGCTGATAAGCTTAAAGAAAAAAGCGAGTTTTTTAAAACTAGGTTAAAGGAAGGTTCTAAGAAAACTAAAGATTTAATTAAGAGCAAGAAAAAAGATAAATATGAACATGGAAGAATAAAGCTTGATTAA
- a CDS encoding alpha/beta hydrolase encodes MRTQILMIHGGMTFKSKKDYINHLRTRTISLDKYYSWTKDYMDKLLGKKYEIIRPRMPLQDNAKYAEWKIHFERYLPLLKNNVILIGSSLGGIFLAKYLSENKFPKKIKALLLVCPPYDNTISGEDLVGGFKLKKDLSMIDNCSKSVHLFFSENDPVVPPSQTEKYKKKLKKANIHIYKHIPGHFQISKFPEIINIIKKL; translated from the coding sequence ATGAGAACTCAAATCCTTATGATTCACGGCGGCATGACTTTTAAATCTAAAAAAGACTACATTAATCATTTGAGAACAAGAACCATTTCTCTTGATAAATATTATAGTTGGACAAAAGATTATATGGATAAGTTACTCGGAAAAAAATATGAAATAATTAGGCCAAGAATGCCTTTACAAGATAATGCTAAATATGCTGAATGGAAAATTCATTTTGAAAGATATCTACCCTTATTAAAAAACAATGTAATTCTTATTGGCAGTTCGTTAGGAGGTATCTTTCTTGCAAAGTACTTATCAGAAAATAAATTTCCTAAGAAAATTAAAGCATTATTATTAGTTTGTCCTCCTTATGACAACACAATTTCTGGGGAAGATTTAGTCGGTGGATTTAAGCTAAAAAAAGATTTATCAATGATTGATAATTGTTCTAAAAGTGTTCATTTGTTCTTTTCAGAAAATGATCCCGTTGTTCCGCCTAGTCAAACAGAGAAATACAAAAAGAAATTAAAAAAAGCAAATATTCACATTTACAAACATATTCCAGGGCACTTTCAGATTTCTAAGTTTCCTGAAATAATTAATATAATAAAAAAGTTATAA
- the smc gene encoding chromosome segregation protein SMC, which yields MTKVLKLELKGFKSFANKTEIPFGDDFNCVLGPNGSGKSNILDAICFVLGKAGSKGLRAEKTANLIYNGGKKKTPAKEGEVSIYFDNTKKIFNNTDKIIKVTRIIKQSGQSVYKINGQNRTRQQILDMLSKSKINPDGYNIILQGDIVKLVEMTGTERRQIIEEIAGISIYEEKKLKAIRELDRVEQKMNEAEIILAERKTYLKELKSDRDKAMKFKDLDDKIKRNKATMLDKQSKEKTATKEKHEKEIENYKNEIAKSEDQIQLRREEITNTKEQVNEINKEVEQKGEKEQVEIHKKVEQLKVDLALNNQRIKNIDQELEKIETRRKEQTGSFTEIEGKLKILENSKKEFKEKIKHKETQIKTIQQKISEFKKKNKMENASEFDKQIEEIDQKIEITQEEINKLRDKQQETIREKDKVETRLQTIDEKMQKMLEIEKENKGQLEKLKQYKIEFKKAALDLNKSLTEDSSLASQISNAHQKLLSRKEEQTKLKARTQSIREHLAGGQAIQTVLSMKDPGVYGLISELGNVKAEHALALEVAAGGRMRSIVTDSDQTAAKCINYLKKTRGGIATFIPLNKIRTTNTDQQQNNIKTPGVIGPAIDLISYDKKHEKAFQYVFGNTLVVQDITTARKIGVGTIRMVTLDGDLIETSGAMQGGHRQRERQVGFMEKETKEKLDRLEKEITELENVTISLQQKRTDNEELITRLRELKANLEGDIIKLEKILRLDSEDTTADKSMKKDISKELQEKEKTIDQLTNEIMKKNSELAQLKIKKQTFREQINQLRNPRLLAELTSYEQQQNELNQNIQQLNMEIRNTDAQRDTILGPERENLQKILKQLDKEEKDFKDEQKNLKDLVKTQTKELQEKEESEKKFYAQFKDLFNKRNKLTDQINKLENQILKENDDNRQKEQKMNLIAMENAKVKAELAGLEEEYKQYEGIPLYKNKPIEEIKKEIKDFEKMRESIGAVNMKALEIYENVEKEYFKLTEKKEKLNSEKNDVLIMINEVDSKKKELFMKTYEVVNHNFKEIFRTLSTKGTATLDLEDKKDPFNGGLMIKVKLSGKKYMDIRSLSGGEKTMTALAFIFAVQEHEPAAFYVLDEVDAALDKKNSERLAKLVKQYSRRAQYIMISHNDGVIGEATQLYGISMNEHGQSKVTSLKV from the coding sequence ATGACCAAAGTCTTAAAACTCGAACTCAAAGGATTCAAATCATTTGCAAATAAAACAGAAATCCCCTTCGGTGACGATTTCAACTGTGTTCTAGGACCAAACGGATCCGGAAAATCAAACATATTAGACGCAATATGTTTCGTATTAGGAAAAGCAGGATCAAAAGGTCTTCGTGCAGAAAAAACCGCGAATCTGATATACAATGGTGGAAAGAAAAAAACACCTGCAAAAGAAGGAGAAGTCTCAATATACTTTGATAACACAAAAAAGATATTCAACAACACAGATAAAATCATAAAAGTAACACGAATAATAAAACAATCAGGACAATCAGTATACAAAATAAACGGGCAAAACAGAACAAGACAACAAATTCTAGACATGCTAAGCAAATCAAAAATAAACCCTGATGGATACAACATAATACTGCAAGGAGACATAGTAAAACTAGTAGAAATGACAGGAACAGAAAGAAGGCAAATAATAGAAGAAATAGCAGGCATAAGCATATACGAAGAAAAAAAACTCAAAGCAATACGCGAACTAGACAGAGTAGAACAAAAAATGAATGAAGCAGAAATCATACTTGCAGAAAGAAAAACCTACCTAAAAGAACTAAAGAGCGACAGAGACAAAGCAATGAAATTCAAAGATTTAGACGACAAAATAAAAAGAAACAAAGCAACAATGCTTGACAAACAATCAAAAGAAAAAACAGCAACAAAAGAAAAACACGAAAAAGAAATAGAAAATTACAAAAACGAAATAGCAAAATCAGAAGACCAAATACAACTAAGAAGAGAAGAAATAACAAATACAAAAGAACAAGTCAACGAAATAAACAAAGAAGTAGAACAAAAAGGAGAAAAAGAACAAGTAGAAATACACAAAAAAGTAGAACAACTAAAAGTAGACCTAGCACTAAACAACCAAAGAATAAAAAACATAGACCAAGAACTAGAAAAAATAGAAACCAGAAGAAAAGAACAAACAGGAAGCTTCACAGAAATAGAAGGAAAACTCAAAATACTAGAAAACTCAAAAAAAGAATTCAAAGAAAAAATAAAACATAAAGAAACACAAATCAAAACAATACAACAAAAAATTTCTGAATTCAAAAAGAAAAACAAAATGGAGAACGCTTCTGAATTCGACAAACAAATAGAAGAAATAGATCAAAAAATAGAAATCACACAAGAAGAAATAAACAAACTAAGAGATAAACAACAAGAAACAATAAGAGAAAAAGACAAAGTAGAAACAAGACTGCAAACAATAGATGAAAAAATGCAGAAAATGCTTGAAATAGAAAAAGAAAACAAAGGACAACTAGAAAAACTAAAACAATACAAAATAGAATTCAAAAAAGCAGCGCTAGACCTTAACAAATCACTAACAGAAGACTCAAGTCTAGCAAGTCAAATAAGCAACGCACATCAAAAATTACTATCAAGAAAAGAAGAACAAACCAAACTCAAAGCAAGAACTCAAAGCATTAGAGAACACCTAGCAGGAGGACAAGCAATACAAACAGTTCTAAGCATGAAAGACCCCGGCGTATACGGACTGATATCAGAACTGGGAAATGTAAAAGCAGAACACGCGCTAGCCTTAGAAGTAGCAGCCGGAGGAAGAATGAGAAGCATAGTCACCGATTCAGATCAAACAGCGGCAAAATGCATAAACTACCTAAAAAAAACAAGAGGAGGCATAGCAACATTCATACCTTTAAACAAAATAAGAACAACAAATACTGATCAACAACAAAACAATATTAAAACACCAGGAGTAATAGGCCCTGCAATAGACCTTATTTCCTACGACAAAAAGCACGAGAAAGCATTTCAATACGTATTTGGAAACACACTAGTAGTTCAAGACATAACAACTGCAAGAAAAATAGGTGTTGGAACCATAAGAATGGTAACACTAGACGGAGACCTAATAGAAACAAGCGGAGCAATGCAAGGAGGTCACAGACAAAGAGAAAGACAAGTCGGCTTCATGGAAAAAGAAACAAAAGAAAAACTAGACAGATTAGAAAAAGAAATAACAGAACTAGAGAACGTAACAATCAGCTTGCAACAAAAAAGAACAGACAACGAAGAACTAATAACAAGATTAAGAGAACTAAAAGCAAATCTAGAAGGAGATATAATAAAACTAGAAAAAATTCTAAGACTAGACTCAGAAGACACCACTGCAGACAAATCAATGAAAAAAGACATAAGTAAAGAACTGCAAGAAAAAGAAAAAACAATAGACCAATTGACAAATGAAATAATGAAAAAAAATTCTGAACTAGCCCAATTAAAAATAAAAAAACAAACATTTAGAGAACAAATCAACCAATTAAGAAATCCAAGGTTACTCGCAGAACTAACAAGCTACGAACAACAACAAAACGAACTAAACCAAAACATCCAACAACTAAACATGGAAATAAGAAACACAGACGCCCAAAGAGATACAATACTAGGGCCTGAAAGAGAAAACCTACAAAAAATATTAAAACAACTAGACAAAGAAGAAAAAGACTTTAAAGATGAACAAAAAAATCTAAAAGACTTAGTAAAAACACAAACCAAAGAACTACAAGAAAAAGAAGAATCAGAAAAAAAATTCTATGCGCAATTCAAAGACCTATTCAACAAAAGAAATAAACTAACAGACCAAATAAACAAACTAGAAAACCAAATATTAAAAGAAAATGACGACAACAGACAAAAAGAACAAAAAATGAACCTAATTGCTATGGAAAATGCAAAAGTAAAAGCAGAATTAGCAGGACTAGAAGAGGAATACAAACAGTATGAAGGAATACCACTATACAAAAATAAACCCATAGAAGAAATAAAAAAAGAAATAAAAGACTTTGAAAAAATGAGAGAAAGCATAGGCGCAGTAAATATGAAAGCCCTTGAAATATATGAAAACGTAGAAAAAGAATACTTTAAATTAACAGAAAAAAAAGAAAAACTTAATAGCGAAAAAAATGACGTACTAATAATGATAAACGAAGTAGACTCAAAGAAAAAAGAATTATTCATGAAAACATATGAAGTCGTAAACCACAATTTTAAAGAAATATTTAGAACGCTAAGCACAAAAGGAACAGCAACATTAGACTTAGAAGATAAAAAGGACCCATTCAACGGAGGACTGATGATAAAAGTAAAACTCTCCGGAAAAAAATACATGGACATACGTTCATTAAGCGGAGGCGAAAAAACAATGACTGCCTTAGCATTTATTTTTGCCGTCCAAGAACACGAACCAGCAGCATTTTACGTCTTAGACGAAGTAGACGCAGCACTTGACAAAAAAAATAGTGAAAGACTCGCAAAACTAGTTAAACAATACAGCAGAAGAGCCCAGTACATAATGATTTCTCATAATGATGGAGTGATAGGAGAAGCAACACAACTATACGGCATAAGCATGAACGAACACGGACAAAGCAAAGTCACAAGTTTGAAAGTATAA
- a CDS encoding disulfide bond formation protein B, producing MVIETGNIILSTLTLVGNIFIILFLVHALYIKLFSKENKISKFFTKNALKFSLITALMAMLGSLFYSEIANYTPCELCWYQRILMYPLVLILGIALYKKDYKIKNYVIPISIIGSLIALYHYSIQRLSIITSCSADAVSCTSKYAFHYGYITIPLMAFTAFMMIIIFMHHCKNK from the coding sequence ATGGTCATAGAAACCGGAAATATAATATTATCAACACTCACACTAGTAGGCAATATTTTTATAATTCTATTTTTAGTACATGCCCTTTACATAAAACTATTTAGCAAAGAAAACAAAATAAGTAAGTTCTTCACCAAAAACGCTTTAAAATTCTCATTAATAACGGCACTAATGGCGATGTTAGGAAGCCTATTTTATTCAGAAATCGCCAATTATACGCCTTGCGAACTATGCTGGTATCAAAGAATACTTATGTACCCATTAGTTTTGATATTAGGAATTGCTCTATACAAAAAAGATTACAAGATAAAAAATTACGTCATCCCTATTAGCATAATAGGTAGTTTAATAGCACTATATCACTACAGCATACAAAGACTCTCAATAATAACAAGTTGTTCAGCAGACGCTGTGAGCTGCACTTCAAAGTATGCTTTTCATTATGGGTATATCACAATACCTTTAATGGCATTTACAGCGTTCATGATGATAATAATATTCATGCACCACTGCAAGAATAAATAG